The window TTGGATTAAAGAATAGGAAATCCTTTACCAAATGAATAGGTTGGAGCAGATGGTTAACTGACTATTCATATTAGTATTTACCTTTAAGTTTTTCCTTAGTTTTTACTGTAGAAAAAAGTTAAAGAACATCTGAAAATTGTCCTACAACTGCCTATCAATGAGCACAATTATATGTGACAAAAAGGATATTCATTTAGTTGTGGCTTCTCAATCATTTTTGACTAATACTGTATCCACTCTAGCTGTTTTCGTTATATGTTTTCATTTCTGTATTATCTGTTCTGATTGAGGTGAAAATTCTTTCTGTTAAGTCGATTCTTGCTTAATCCCATACTTAATACTATTACCGACTCCGCTGCTACTTCCGACATCATAGATTATTGGAAGTCTTATCTAAAGTTTCTCTCAATTACATAACTAAAGTTAAAATGAGTCTTAAGTAGAAATGATTGCCTCCGCAAAGTTAAAATAGGATCTGAGCAAATTTGTTCAGAGGTGGAACAAACTTTTTTCCCTTTCATGTTATTTGCAGTATTTATTGATCTAATATTCTTCTTTCTGTTTAATGTGCAATAGGTGTTATTTATAGTTATACAAAGATGAAATTGCTTTCTCATCTATAATTTGGTTATGTAGGATAAACTATACGTAAATATGTATCATTATCTGTCACTTAACTCATGCTACTTACAACTACGGGTGCACAATTTATTTCAACATGCACATTGTTTCACATGCTTTTACCTggataaaaagaacaaaaaatcaagTCATTTTGTCTCTTACCCACTAAGTTTTCCTTCTATTATTACTCTGTGTTAACACTTTGCAGGCGGAAAGTTTTTACATCGAAGGAGAAATTTCACTACCTGAGCATTTCCAACGATTTTACCTGCTAGGTTGTTCTGAATGTAACCATCTTGTTCGGagcaaaataaaaagggagattcAATGTATAAACTGCAGGCTACCACGAATGTTAATTCCAAGGTAACAACTACTACTAATAAGGTTATATCATTGACAATATTTGATATTGTATGTCATCTATTGTACCTCAACTAAAATAATTTACAATATACCACATCATAGGTGCCACTTTGAGGTAGAAATTACAGACAAAACTGGCACAATAACAGCAATAATGTCTGAAGGCTTGGGCGAAAGAATATTATCAATGACAGCTGAACAGATATATGATATCACCGCTGTTAAGGTACATACACATACAACATTGCAGGTAACATAGGTCAACAAACTTAATATAATACTCTGATATGATATCTATTATTTTTACTATCTGTTTACAGAATGAGTTATTCCCTGTTGCCCATATCAACCAACTACTTGCGGATAAACTATTCAGAATTCAGCTACAAAGGTCATCATCCAGAACACCGGACAAAGATTCAGGTTCTCTGGTTCTTTTGTCATACACTGAAAAACCAACCATGTTTCTACCAGAAGAGTCAACATCTGCGAGTGGTGCCGACAGAATTATGGAAAAAGAGCCAATACATGTGACTGATGCAAAAGCAACTAAGAAACGGAAAAGGGAACCAAGTACTCTACCAAAGCTACAGTCAAGGTTAGAAACTCAAATGCCATATTTTACGATGTACTAATGTtcttaaaatgaatatattattTGTACAGATTGTCGAACCAGTGATGTTCACTCAGACAGTATGCGATGTACAGGCACATTTTGATAACATTTTGCCAGATCAAACCGATCTTTTAACAAAGTTTAGATATTTGTCCGCCTTAACAAActgttccacattttttgcgtagATAGTTGTCAGTAGTATGTGCCTATGTTTTTGAAGGCAATTAGTATTATTTTTGGATATTGGAGCGGCCTCTAGATGATGTACATACCAGTCTGTTTATTGAAATGTAGAAACTGAATGTAGTGTTGCTATATATCTTGTCTGTTTCACATTAATGTTACAAACATGCTGTTCTGTGCAAAGATTCAGTAATTGCTATGAAGAATGTATCTTCAGTGGATTGATTGAGGCTAGAACTGTACATCGCTGAACTTTGCGATGTATAGTGCGTTCATACAAGTCACTTGCTTATAAATTAACTCTTTCCCAATGGTACTCTTTAGCTATAAGAAGTATATGGTTGAGTTTGGTGAATTTGTGACGGTATTATACATTGTCTTTGATAGATATGATCTGACTTTCTCAATTGCTCACACTCTAATCCAAAGTGTTGGGCCCGGGCAAGCCCGGGTTGATCCCATCTAGTCATGGTATATAGAGTGCTTGGATTTAAGAATTTCCAATCGGTATACTGTAATGTGTCTAATGGCCAAAGGttgtgttttaaaagaaaatgaaatgacaaCTCTTGGTCAATCGGTGGGATCGCTTTCTGAGAAAGCTTGTTTAGCTTGCGTTGGCTAATTGGGAGTTATTTATGgcaattaatttttaaaaaattaaattttaaaattatttagaggATTTTTAAGTAATTTAACTTTACAAAGCGGTGGTTATGTTGGGGTTGAGTATTGGCCTGTTAAGAagtcacatatccagaagatgaaagtagcagaaatgaggatgttgaggcggatgtgcgggcatactaggatagataagattagaaatgaagatattcgggagaaggttgGCGTGGCTTCCATTGAtgataagatgcgggaagcgaggtcAGATGGTTCGGACACGTACAAAGGAGAAACCtagatgctccggtaaggaggtgtgagcggctagct is drawn from Nicotiana tabacum cultivar K326 chromosome 22, ASM71507v2, whole genome shotgun sequence and contains these coding sequences:
- the LOC107827970 gene encoding replication protein A 70 kDa DNA-binding subunit B-like isoform X3, which translates into the protein MQYTADQSKRFQEAIVMNKMKKPLFFTIWEDLASNEGAELLRQVRQLQEYPIILAKRIGTTKYQGVTRFATRYNSTILINPQYVEATELRNWINENKQMLIEYTMNSSAESASSLNLVAVDDEILSVSAIAMQTSTAESFYIEGEISLPEHFQRFYLLGCSECNHLVRSKIKREIQCINCRLPRMLIPRCHFEVEITDKTGTITAIMSEGLGERILSMTAEQIYDITAVKNELFPVAHINQLLADKLFRIQLQRSSSRTPDKDSGSLVLLSYTEKPTMFLPEESTSASGADRIMEKEPIHVTDAKATKKRKREPSTLPKLQSRLSNQ
- the LOC107827970 gene encoding replication protein A 70 kDa DNA-binding subunit B-like isoform X1, which gives rise to MQYTADQSKRFQEAIVMNKMKKPLFFTIWEDLASNEGAELLRQVRQLQEYPIILAKRIGTTKYQGVTRFATRYNSTILINPQYVEATELRNWINENKQMLIEYTMNSSAESASSLNLVAVDDEILSVSAIAMQTSTAESFYIEGEISLPEHFQRFYLLGCSECNHLVRSKIKREIQCINCRLPRMLIPRCHFEVEITDKTGTITAIMSEGLGERILSMTAEQIYDITAVKNELFPVAHINQLLADKLFRIQLQRSSSRTPDKDSGSLVLLSYTEKPTMFLPEESTSASGADRIMEKEPIHVTDAKATKKRKREPSTLPKLQSRVFRKQPFYSLRYDRCIL
- the LOC107827970 gene encoding replication protein A 70 kDa DNA-binding subunit B-like isoform X2 — translated: MQYTADQSKRFQEAIVMNKMKKPLFFTIWEDLASNEGAELLRQVRQLQEYPIILAKRIGTTKYQGVTRFATRYNSTILINPQYVEATELRNWINENKQMLIEYTMNSSAESASSLNLVAVDDEILSVSAIAMQTSTAESFYIEGEISLPEHFQRFYLLGCSECNHLVRSKIKREIQCINCRLPRMLIPRCHFEVEITDKTGTITAIMSEGLGERILSMTAEQIYDITAVKNELFPVAHINQLLADKLFRIQLQRSSSRTPDKDSGSLVLLSYTEKPTMFLPEESTSASGADRIMEKEPIHVTDAKATKKRKREPSTLPKLQSRYDRCIL